The Paenibacillus sp. RUD330 genome has a segment encoding these proteins:
- a CDS encoding dihydrofolate reductase translates to MITMIACMDRDRLIGRGNDLPWKLPEDMNYFKERTMGKTVLMGRRTFESFGGRPLKNRRNVVLTRDAGFKPEGAETVHSLDAALQLETEGEELMVIGGEQIYELLLPHADCLLLTEIDASFGGGDAFFPSFREEEWKLADSCPGKGDERLGVAYRFNRYERVKE, encoded by the coding sequence ATGATCACGATGATCGCCTGCATGGACCGCGACCGCCTGATCGGGCGCGGCAACGACCTTCCGTGGAAGCTTCCCGAAGACATGAACTACTTCAAGGAGCGGACGATGGGCAAGACGGTGCTGATGGGACGCAGGACGTTCGAGTCGTTCGGCGGCCGGCCGCTCAAGAACAGGCGCAACGTCGTTCTGACCCGGGATGCCGGCTTCAAGCCGGAAGGAGCCGAGACGGTGCATTCCCTGGATGCGGCGCTGCAGCTGGAGACGGAGGGCGAGGAGCTGATGGTCATCGGCGGCGAGCAGATCTACGAGCTGCTGCTGCCTCATGCCGATTGCCTGCTGCTTACGGAGATCGACGCTTCTTTCGGGGGCGGAGACGCTTTCTTTCCTTCCTTCCGCGAGGAAGAATGGAAGCTCGCGGATTCCTGTCCCGGCAAGGGCGACGAGAGGCTGGGAGTTGCCTACCGCTTCAACCGTTATGAACGGGTGAAGGAATAG
- a CDS encoding glutamate synthase subunit beta — MSTPTGFMEYKRELPADRSPLERVKDWEEFHKHLPEDQLRTQGARCMDCGTPYCHTGMEIAGGASGCPVNNLIPEWNHLIYRGLWREALERLHKTNNFPEFTGRVCPAPCEGSCTVGLIGDSVTIKTIEQAIIDRGFDEGWVVPQPPKMRTSKRVAVIGSGPAGMACAAQLNKAGHTVTVYERADRIGGLLTYGIPTMKLDKGIVQRRVDLMEAEGVSFVTNTEIGKDIGAEELLEGFDAIVLCGGATKARGVDIEGSTLGGIHPAMDYLNGTIKSYLDSGLEDGNYISAKDKDVIVIGGGDTGTDCVATALRHGCKSVTQFGTHAKAPLERDSINNPWPQFPNVYTLDYAHEEAKAVYGEDPRAFSVLTKKFVGDENGQLKELHTVQIERTVDETGRKIYKEIPGTEKVWPADLVFVAVGFEGPESTLVDAFSVEQDRRTNVKARKGDYRTSVDKVFAAGDMRRGQSLVVWAINEGREAAREVDRYLMGTTMLP, encoded by the coding sequence ATGTCGACACCTACTGGTTTTATGGAATACAAGCGCGAGCTGCCTGCGGACCGCAGCCCGCTCGAGAGGGTCAAGGATTGGGAAGAGTTCCACAAGCATCTGCCGGAAGACCAGCTGCGCACGCAGGGAGCCCGCTGCATGGATTGCGGCACTCCTTACTGCCACACCGGCATGGAGATCGCCGGAGGAGCTTCCGGATGCCCTGTCAACAACCTGATTCCGGAATGGAACCATCTGATCTACCGCGGCCTATGGCGCGAAGCGCTGGAGCGCCTCCACAAAACGAACAACTTCCCGGAATTCACCGGACGCGTATGTCCGGCGCCATGCGAAGGCTCTTGTACGGTCGGCCTGATCGGCGACTCCGTGACGATCAAGACGATCGAGCAGGCGATCATCGACCGCGGCTTCGATGAAGGCTGGGTCGTCCCGCAGCCTCCGAAGATGCGCACGAGCAAGCGAGTTGCGGTCATCGGCTCCGGACCTGCCGGAATGGCCTGCGCCGCGCAGCTCAACAAAGCCGGCCACACCGTGACGGTCTACGAGCGCGCGGACCGGATCGGCGGCCTGCTCACCTATGGCATTCCGACGATGAAGCTCGACAAGGGCATTGTGCAGCGCCGCGTCGATCTGATGGAAGCCGAAGGCGTCAGCTTCGTCACGAACACGGAGATCGGCAAGGATATCGGAGCGGAGGAGCTTCTGGAAGGCTTTGACGCCATCGTCCTTTGCGGCGGCGCCACCAAAGCCCGCGGAGTAGACATCGAAGGCTCCACCCTCGGAGGCATCCACCCTGCGATGGACTACCTCAACGGAACGATCAAGAGCTACCTGGATTCCGGTCTGGAAGACGGCAACTACATCTCGGCCAAGGACAAGGATGTCATCGTCATCGGCGGCGGGGACACCGGCACCGACTGCGTCGCGACCGCTCTGCGACATGGCTGCAAGTCCGTCACCCAGTTCGGCACGCATGCCAAGGCTCCGCTGGAGCGGGACAGCATCAACAACCCTTGGCCACAGTTCCCGAACGTGTACACGCTCGATTATGCCCATGAGGAGGCCAAGGCGGTCTATGGCGAAGATCCTCGCGCCTTCTCCGTCCTGACGAAGAAGTTCGTCGGCGACGAGAACGGCCAGCTCAAGGAGCTGCATACGGTTCAGATCGAGCGCACGGTCGACGAGACCGGACGCAAGATCTACAAGGAAATTCCCGGCACCGAAAAAGTATGGCCGGCCGATCTCGTATTCGTCGCCGTTGGCTTTGAAGGACCGGAATCCACGCTTGTGGATGCGTTCTCCGTCGAGCAGGACCGCCGCACGAACGTCAAGGCCCGCAAAGGCGATTACCGCACAAGCGTGGACAAGGTATTCGCAGCAGGCGACATGCGCCGCGGACAAAGCCTCGTCGTCTGGGCCATCAACGAGGGCCGTGAAGCCGCACGCGAAGTGGACCGTTATTTGATGGGAACGACGATGCTGCCTTAA
- a CDS encoding glucosaminidase domain-containing protein, with amino-acid sequence MNATEGASVLTPADIHHIRTFIDVKYFDKPQSERSEILSDAIRRIIFQQLPDFAETIKKELTARLIRTHIVSKEGIVKSDDIFAACLNLNFRDQRIARPLMNWVEKKLDVSLEHAEFERILRRVRPFAASREEALLAAVADHLNLPETVSEPSAKRESSLLGSSSTRVLMMAVLSVMLLGGTLVYGWSLFHHHAAAIPVAAAAEAAVPAPKAQPAAKKAQSAPAAPLAKNELPQSLQYADIEVERLTAYLESRSSMLAKPRYMNAIIAAAKQYNVHPLLLFAITGQEQSFVPDDHKRAAKMANNPFNVHYSWQDFNTSIEESSRIAAKTVVNLSKNRPENADPLTWINRKYAEDPKWSRGVRQIFAMLQEKVAA; translated from the coding sequence GTGAACGCAACCGAAGGCGCATCTGTCTTGACGCCGGCGGATATTCACCATATCAGAACCTTTATCGATGTGAAATACTTTGACAAACCTCAAAGTGAACGTTCTGAAATTCTATCCGACGCCATTCGCCGAATCATCTTCCAACAGCTCCCTGATTTCGCCGAAACCATCAAGAAAGAGCTGACGGCAAGATTGATCCGTACCCATATTGTCTCCAAAGAGGGCATAGTCAAAAGCGACGATATTTTTGCCGCCTGCCTGAACCTCAACTTCCGCGATCAGCGCATCGCCCGTCCACTGATGAACTGGGTGGAGAAAAAGCTGGACGTGTCGCTCGAGCATGCCGAATTCGAGCGCATTCTCAGACGCGTCAGGCCGTTCGCGGCGTCACGCGAAGAAGCGCTGCTGGCGGCCGTGGCGGATCATCTCAACTTGCCGGAGACCGTCTCCGAGCCGTCCGCCAAAAGAGAATCCTCCCTGCTGGGAAGCAGCAGCACGCGGGTTCTGATGATGGCGGTATTGTCCGTCATGCTTCTTGGAGGTACACTTGTATATGGCTGGTCGCTGTTCCATCATCATGCCGCCGCGATTCCCGTCGCGGCCGCCGCAGAGGCGGCCGTCCCGGCTCCCAAGGCGCAGCCTGCCGCCAAGAAGGCGCAATCCGCGCCTGCTGCGCCTTTAGCCAAGAACGAGCTTCCACAGTCGCTGCAATATGCCGATATAGAAGTGGAGCGCCTGACGGCTTATTTGGAGAGCCGCTCGTCGATGCTGGCCAAGCCCCGTTACATGAACGCCATTATCGCGGCCGCCAAGCAGTACAACGTGCATCCGCTGCTGCTGTTCGCCATTACCGGCCAAGAACAGAGCTTCGTGCCCGACGACCATAAGCGCGCGGCCAAGATGGCCAACAATCCGTTCAATGTGCATTACAGCTGGCAGGATTTCAACACGAGCATCGAGGAGTCTTCGCGGATCGCAGCCAAGACCGTCGTCAACCTGAGCAAGAACAGGCCGGAGAATGCCGATCCCTTGACATGGATCAACCGCAAATACGCGGAAGACCCGAAGTGGTCCCGCGGCGTCCGCCAGATTTTCGCGATGCTTCAGGAAAAGGTTGCCGCTTGA